One Gardnerella vaginalis genomic window, TACTTCAAAAAACACGCCAAAAGTCGGAATCGACCGCATAACTTTCGCAACTCCAAATTGCTATCTAAGCATGAAAGATCTGGCGATCGCGCGCGGAATAGACCCGAACAAATTCACGATCGGAATCGGTCAAAGCCAGCAAGCGGTGCCGCCAAATCATCAAGATATCGTAACACTTGGCGCTCAAGCTGCGCTGCCGCTGCTGCCGTACATCGATAACAGCCGCCTCAAAATGGTGATTGTTGGCACAGAAAGCGGCGTCGATGCCAGCAAATCCAGTGCGCTCTACATTCACCGACTGTTGGATCTCAGTCCGTGGGTGCGCTGCGTTGAAGTAAAAGAGGCATGTTATGGCGGAACTGCGGCGCTTATGATGGCTCGTGACTACGTTTTGACGCATCCTAGCGCGCAAGTTTTGGTGATTGCTGCAGACATTGCGCGCTACGGCGTGGGAACTCCTGGCGAGGTGACGCAAGGCGCTGGTGCTGTGGCGATGCTTGTAAGCGAGAATCCGCACGTGTTGCAAATCAACGACGACAGCGTTGTAAAATCGGCGGAAATCCAAGATTTTTGGCGACCCGTATATCAAAGCACAGCTTTGGCGCGCGGAAAGTTTTCAACCGAGCAATACATTCGCATGTTCTGCGACGTGTGGCAGCGGTACAGCGCGGAAAACGACTGCAATTTCAACGATTTTGAGGCGATTTGCTTCCATCTTCCATACACAAAAATGGGGCTTAAGGCGCTTCAAGCTGGGTTGGAGGAAAATTCGGGCGCGTCTCTTACGGGCGATACACGCGAACATCTTCTTGCTCGATACCAAGACAGCACACAATATAGTCGCCGAATCGGCAATATTTACACTGGTTCACTCTATTTAGGATTAATTTCTTTACTTGATTACGATTATTTTAGGAATTCTTGCGATTCATCGACGGTTGCTTGCGACTTATCTTCTGCAACGCGCACAAACGAATCGCAGACATGCCTGTCTCCCTTACTCCCAGGCCAAAAAATCGGCTTGTTCTCATACGGTTCTGGCGCTGTAGCAGAATTCTTTAGCGCAACACTTGTTCCAGACTGGCGTAGCGCGCTGTTTTCTAATCAGCACTTAAAGTCGCTAAACAATCGCACGCAATTAAGCGTTTCGCAATACGAGGAGATGTTCAACAGCGCGGCGCCTTATTCTCCGCAAGATTTTGTAAGCAGCCAGGAGAATCGAAGTGGCGCTCGATTCGTGCTTGACTCCATCAAGTCTCAAGAGCGTAACTATCGTTCTATCTAATCCAGTTTCCCGAAAATATATAAAAACACACAAAAACAATACAAAAACGTTGATATATCAAGGGTTTTCGACATGAAAAAGGGCTTCTAGCGATTGGCTAGAAACCCCGTTCGCGGATGAGGCGAGATTCGAACTCGCGGTAGGTTTCCCTACAACGGTTTTCAAGACCGTCTCCTTAGACCGCTCGGACACCCATCCATGTGTGTTAACTACGCAATATGCGCATCAATCACACAAGCGAATAGCCTACCATAATCCCTAGGAAAATGCGCACACTCGTATCTAGTCGCGCCTATTTCCCAGCAACTCCAGTAAGTAGACAAACATGTTGATGAAGTCCAAATAAAGATTAAATGCGCAAATAATCGAAACACGCTTAATCATTTCTGGCTGATCAGCATACGCTTCAAAAATCGCACGAGTCTTCTGCGCATCATAAGCCGTAAGACCTGCAAAAATCAGCACAGCAATTGCAGCAATAAGTCGCATTGTTCCAGCACTTGGAGCAACAAACATAAGAATTACTTGGCTCACGCACAACACCAGCAAAGCCACCATAAGAATCGGGCCAGCCTTAAGCATATTCACTTTTGTAGTGAGCGCAAGCATTGTAAGACACAGGAAGAATCCAGCAGTTAAAGCCAAAACCATTGCAATAGAGCCGAGACTAAACACAGTAAAAATCGTACTAAGCGTAAATCCAGTTAGTGCAGCATACGCATAGAACATCGCACGCGCAGCAAAAACGCTCATTTTCATAACTCGCATTCCAAGAATGACAGCAAGCGCTACTTGCGCAATAATAATGCCAAAGAAGCCGAACCTACCCGTAGCATACAAATAAGAGTAAAGCGCACCCGTACTTTGCGTAAACATTGCCACAAGCGTTGTAACAATTAGCCCAACAGTCATCTCTGCGTAAACTCGACGCACACTCACTCGCTCTGCCTGCTCACGCACATAAGTAGCCTGCGCGTCAACAATTGTTGGGTTTTGTGCAAAGTTGCCAGCATAATTGCTGTTAAAATTTCCAAAATCTCCCATAATTCCTCCTAAATCCTTATTAAGCCCTATAAATCCTTAAGTATCTAATTATAGTACATTTGTACGACTATGTGTGTCGTGCTACAAAAAGCGGAGATGTAGGTCGTCGTTCGCGCGGTCTACGCGCGCGAACGTCTTCGCCGCACGTAAAGTCCACTGGACTTTACGTTTAAGCGGCTCAGCGCTCCGAATTGCCTTTTCGCGCTACGCTTTAAGCGAAAAGGCAGGTCGTCGCGCATTAGCTGTTACGACTCAGGCGCATCCTCCACGCGCGGCGCACCATTAATATCGCGATGAATCCCTTGCATTTGCGCCTCAATTGCCTGCAAATTCTGCGCGCATTCAAGCAGCGTCTTAGAATGCTCCGCCAACTTTGCGTCCGGCAAATCAGCCTTATAGCGCAACGCGTGCTCCAAACTCGCCCAATAATCCATTGCGATTGTACGGAATTGCACCTCCACCGGCGTGTAATGTGCACCCGACGACAAAAACACTGGCACAGCGTAAATCACATGCAAACTGCGGTACCCATTCGGCTTTGGGTTTTTAATATAATCCTTAACCTGCAAAACTTGAATATCCGTTTGCTTAGAAAGATATTGCGCAACCGCGTACACGTCGTCGCGATAGTTGCAAATCACGCGGATTCCAGCCACGTCGAACAGGTTGTCACGAATCGAACGCGTTGATATGCTTAGGTTTCTGCGGCGCAGCTTCTCAAAAATCGAGTGCACGGATTTTAGTCGCCGCTCCATGTGATGCACGGGATTGTGCGAAAATCGCACCTGAAACTCGCCGTCCAAAATCTCCAGCTTCGTGCTTATTTCGTACATCGCGCCTTCGTACACTTGCATCATGTTTACGAATTCGTCCATTTGATCGGGCGGAAGATGAGGCGTTTCGCTTTTTATAGATGATTTTTGCGCGGACTTTTCGTCAGCGGTTGCTGGCGACTTTTGCGCCTCTGGCGCAGCGGTTGCTGGCGATTCACCATCCCCCGCTCCTTGCAAGCTGGCGTAAAGTTCGGCCAAATTTAAACGATTATGACGATCAAGTATCACGGTTCTTATTCTACTCGTAATTTTGTTATAAATCTGATAATCGCCTGAGAATATGCATGCGCTCCGACCTGCCTGAGCGCTTAAAGCGTAGCGCGAAAAGGCAATTCGTAGCGCACTAAAATCATCAACAATTGCTTGCATAATTAATGACATTTACGTTACATCATATATAATTATCGTATACATTTATGCAAAAGTATAAAATTCTACACTAAAACATAAGAGCAGGAACCAAGATGACTACAGTAACAACAGACATAGTAAACGTAAACTTTCGCGCAAAGAAAGAAGACAAACTCAACGCAGAACGAGTTTGCAAAGAACTCGGAATCTCTATGAGCGCCGCGCTGAACGTGTTTATCAAAACGATTGGTCGCGAAAAGAGAATACCGTTAGATTTTTCGCTTGACCCATTTTACTCGCCGTCAAATCAAGCATATTTGAAATCGCAGATTGATGGCGTTAAAAATGGCACCATAAAGCTCGAAGAGCACAATTTAATCATGGATTAGATTAAACCTTAGGATTCAAACAGTGAGAAAAATTGCTTGGACTCCAGACGCTTGGAGTGACTATCTCTATTGGGAAAGCGATAATAAAACTCGTAAAAAGCTTAACAATATTATTAAAGAGATTATGCGGAATCCAATCGACGGAAAAGGTAAACCCGAACCACTTAAAGGAAACTATTCTGGTTGTTGGAGTAGACGAGTAAGCGATAAAGATAGAATCGTATACTCGTTTACAGATGACACGATTATAATTTATGCTTGCAAAGGCCACTACGACGATAAATAACGCAAAGACACAAACAACACGGAGGCAACACTACGAGCAGCTTAATTAGACGGCAGATTCTGCCAGAATTTATACCAGTTGGCGCGCGAATCGTAGTGCGAACGTACAAAATTGCGCAATTAGGCGATGCCAGCGAACAAGCAACAGACGGCAGCGCTCAAAAAATCGAATACCACGACGCGATTGGTCACGTAATCAGCTGGGACGGAATCACATTGCATCTTATGCGCGACGCGGCAGCAAACGGAAGCCGACCAGAGCAAGAAATGTTCATTGACGCGCGCACAATCGTAAGACTAAAGCCAATACCCGAGCGCAAACATCGCAGCTAATACGCGCTAGTGTTACAAATGTCTAACTCGCGAGACAAATATAACGAATCCAAGCCAAAAAACGTTACAAACACCTCACGCGCGAGACAAATGTAACGCGTATACGCGCGCCCACAGCAGCGCGAAAAGGCAGGTCGTAGCGCTATTCAACAACGCCGTTGGAAATCAGCTCGCGCGCAACCTCTCGATACTCCTTAGCAGTCTTATGCTCAGGAGCAAAAATCGTAATCGGAACCGCCGCAACAGTGGAATCTGGCAGCTTAATCGAACGCGAAATAACAGAATGCAACACGCGCCCCTGGAAAGCCTCGTAAATCCTTTGCAAAACCTCTTCGCTGTGCAAAGTACGCGTAAACATAGTAACGAGCACACCAAACACTTGCAAATCTGGGTTAATTCTGTGCTGCACTTTTTCAATCGACTGCATAAGCAGCGCCACACCTCTAAGCGCAAAGAACTCCGCAGCAACAGGAATAATCACACCATCCGCCGCCGTAAGCGCGTTTACAGTGAGCAAGCCAAGCGAAGGCTGGCAGTCAATAATAATAACGTCGTATTCGTTACGAACTTTGCGCAACACGCCAGCCAAAATCTGCTCGCGACCAACTTCTGTAACAAGCTGCACCTCTGCAGCAGAAAGATCAATGTTTGCAGGCATAACATCAATGTTTTCGGTGGCAGTGTGGCGAATCACATCGTGCACGTCTACAGAAGAATCAAAAAGCGCCGTATAAACCGTGTTATCAAGCGCGTTCGCATTAATCCCAAGCCCCACCGTTGCAGCGCCTTGCGGATCGAAGTCAACAATTAAAACTCGCCTACCGTATTGACTCAGCGCACCAGCGATATTGATGGAGCTGGTAGTTTTACCAACGCCACCCTTCTGGTTACACATAGCAATAATGCGCGCAGGACCGTGCGTTGTAAGCGCATCTGGCGCGCGGAAAGTCTCATATTCGCGTCCAAGTAAATCAGTAGGCATACGCTCCAGTTTATCAAAAGGTATGTTCAGTGGATTTGCGCGTCTACGTGTAGCTACCTCGCGCGCGGATGACTCATAACATACGCCTCCATAAGCGCATCTGGGCTTATATGCGTATAAATTTGCGTTGTTGTAACGGACGCATGACCAAGCAGCTCCTGCACAGTGCGAACATCGGCGCCTCCTGAAATCAAATGCGTTGCAAATGAATGTCGAAGCGTGTGAGGATGCAATTCTTTGCCAATTTTAGCCATTTTGCCCGCACGCGAAATCGCCTCCCACGCGGATTGGCGAGACAGTGATTTTCCACGTTTATTTAGGAAAATCACGTGAGAATTTGCGGATTTTGACGATGAGTTTAAGGATGAGTTGAGTCGCGACTTTGCGGTTGCTTGCGACTTTTGCGCGCGACTTGCAAGAATCGGCCTAGCTTTATCTAAATAATCGCGCAACGCACGAACCGCGCACTTTCCAATCGGTACAAGTCTCTGCTTTTGCCCCTTGCCACTAAGCCGCACAACTGATTCTGCCAAATCAATGTCCTCGAATTTTAAGCCAACCGCCTCGCTCACGCGCGCGCCAGTCGCGTACAAAAATTCCACAAGCGCACGGTCTCGCAAAGAGACGGCATCCGTACTACCAAAGCCGCCAGCCGCATCGATTACGCGCTCCACTTCGCTAATACTTAGTACGTCTGGAAGATGCTCCGCTTGCTTTGGCGCTTTGACTTCTGCAGAAGGGTCGCTTGCGATTTGCGCGTTGGAAAGCATGAATTTGTTCCACTCGTGGATGCTTGCGATTCGCCGCGCAATCGTGCGAGGCCCTAAGTTTTGTGATGCCATTGCTTGTGATGCCATTGCGCGCACGTATTCTTCAATATCTAGTTGCGTGATTTTGCTAACATCGTTGATTTTTCGGGCTTCGCGCAGCCAGTTCGTGTATTTTGTAAGATCCGACTCGTAAGCTTCAACGGTTTTTGGAGAAAGCCCGCGCTCCACGCTTATGTGGTTTAGAAACTGCTGGATTTTTGGGGAAAATGGCGATTGCTGCGATTCGGTCATATGTCAATTATATGCCGCTCGAATCTACCACTTCGAGTTGCGTAATGCGCAAACAACCGCAGAGTCGCTAAACGTCACGCCAACAATCTGTTCGCCGCTTTGCGCGCTTTGAATCAGCTGACTTTGCCAATCACCAGCACAATCAAGCGCAAATCGAAGCTCGCGCAAATCGCCAGCCGACTCATCGCAAGCAACCGCGCGCTCCTTATACTTGTACTCGCGCCAAGAATCAGCCTTAGCAAAAAACGCGCGCTCATCACACTCATCGCGCTCATCGCTAGCAACCGCAGAATCGCCATCGCTCCCCTCAAGCATCTTCTTCGCAAAACTCAACTCCTCAATAACACTACCCAGCAAATCCGCCACATTTCGCCGATTTTCCGCAACCATTGCACGCGTGCGATCTGGATCCGTAAGCGCCACTCGCGTCATATCTCGCCAAGAACCAGCCGACATTTGCAACGCAACATTGCGATTTTCGCTTCCGCACAAAACGTTCGCCAGCGCTGTAGAAACAACGTGCGGCATGTGCGAAATCAGCGCCGCCGAAGCATCGTGTATAGAATCGTTCAACACAAGCGCGCGATTGCCACACAACGCCACAATAACGCGCAAAACCGCCAAAAACCGCCAAAAATCACTATTCTCATCAACGCTAACTGCCCAAAGTGCGCCGTCCAGCAGCTGCGCGCTAGACGCCTGCCAACCCGTAAACTCGCTTCCAGCCATAGGATGCGCGCCAATGTAGCAATCACCAAGCCCCGCGGCCTTAACCTGCTCGCGCACAAGCCCCTTAACGCTACCAACATCCGTCAAAGTTGTGTGCTGCCTGTTGATTCCGCGCGAAATCTCGCCAAGAACTTCTGGCATAGAGGCAAGCGAATTGCATAAAATCAAAACATTTGGCTGCAAGCGCGCAAGCTCCGCAACGCTTTCAACGCAAGTGATTCCAAGCGCCCTTGCTTCTTTATACATTGTTTGATGGCGATTATACGCGTACACTTTGCAGGAGCCAGTCGCAGCCAAACGCTTTGCGATTGATCCGCCAATAAGTCCAAGTCCAACAATACCAACAGAAAATTTTTGAGAAAATCCAGCATCTTCTACCATAATAATTCTCTTTCTGCATGCATTACGTTCAAAGCGCTCAAAGCATCAACTGAAGCATCGCCTGGAGCATCAATACACACTCCTCCATTAGGCAGCATCCAATCATTCATAACCGGATTATTGCGATTATCAGAAGGATACACCGCTAAAACTCGCACCCAATCACCATGTTCAACAACTTCTTGAATCATAGCTTTACACGTAGAATCCCAAGGAGCAGCATCAACAGTGGCAATAAAACTATATAAACCATCTTGACCTTTAATCGGCCTAGACATAAAAGAAGTCATATTAAGACCATGATCGCGCACAACGTCAAGCAAATTTGCTAGCACTCCAGCACCTGTACAACGCGGAATAAAAGCAATAATCGAAGAAAAAGATGAATAGCATTCGCGATGCATACTAACAAAATTT contains:
- a CDS encoding hydroxymethylglutaryl-CoA synthase is translated as MSNTSKNTPKVGIDRITFATPNCYLSMKDLAIARGIDPNKFTIGIGQSQQAVPPNHQDIVTLGAQAALPLLPYIDNSRLKMVIVGTESGVDASKSSALYIHRLLDLSPWVRCVEVKEACYGGTAALMMARDYVLTHPSAQVLVIAADIARYGVGTPGEVTQGAGAVAMLVSENPHVLQINDDSVVKSAEIQDFWRPVYQSTALARGKFSTEQYIRMFCDVWQRYSAENDCNFNDFEAICFHLPYTKMGLKALQAGLEENSGASLTGDTREHLLARYQDSTQYSRRIGNIYTGSLYLGLISLLDYDYFRNSCDSSTVACDLSSATRTNESQTCLSPLLPGQKIGLFSYGSGAVAEFFSATLVPDWRSALFSNQHLKSLNNRTQLSVSQYEEMFNSAAPYSPQDFVSSQENRSGARFVLDSIKSQERNYRSI
- a CDS encoding Bax inhibitor-1/YccA family protein, encoding MGDFGNFNSNYAGNFAQNPTIVDAQATYVREQAERVSVRRVYAEMTVGLIVTTLVAMFTQSTGALYSYLYATGRFGFFGIIIAQVALAVILGMRVMKMSVFAARAMFYAYAALTGFTLSTIFTVFSLGSIAMVLALTAGFFLCLTMLALTTKVNMLKAGPILMVALLVLCVSQVILMFVAPSAGTMRLIAAIAVLIFAGLTAYDAQKTRAIFEAYADQPEMIKRVSIICAFNLYLDFINMFVYLLELLGNRRD
- a CDS encoding GTP pyrophosphokinase, with product MILDRHNRLNLAELYASLQGAGDGESPATAAPEAQKSPATADEKSAQKSSIKSETPHLPPDQMDEFVNMMQVYEGAMYEISTKLEILDGEFQVRFSHNPVHHMERRLKSVHSIFEKLRRRNLSISTRSIRDNLFDVAGIRVICNYRDDVYAVAQYLSKQTDIQVLQVKDYIKNPKPNGYRSLHVIYAVPVFLSSGAHYTPVEVQFRTIAMDYWASLEHALRYKADLPDAKLAEHSKTLLECAQNLQAIEAQMQGIHRDINGAPRVEDAPES
- a CDS encoding type II toxin-antitoxin system RelB/DinJ family antitoxin encodes the protein MTTVTTDIVNVNFRAKKEDKLNAERVCKELGISMSAALNVFIKTIGREKRIPLDFSLDPFYSPSNQAYLKSQIDGVKNGTIKLEEHNLIMD
- a CDS encoding Txe/YoeB family addiction module toxin, whose protein sequence is MRKIAWTPDAWSDYLYWESDNKTRKKLNNIIKEIMRNPIDGKGKPEPLKGNYSGCWSRRVSDKDRIVYSFTDDTIIIYACKGHYDDK
- a CDS encoding DUF6725 family protein, with the translated sequence MPVGARIVVRTYKIAQLGDASEQATDGSAQKIEYHDAIGHVISWDGITLHLMRDAAANGSRPEQEMFIDARTIVRLKPIPERKHRS
- a CDS encoding ParA family protein, producing the protein MPTDLLGREYETFRAPDALTTHGPARIIAMCNQKGGVGKTTSSINIAGALSQYGRRVLIVDFDPQGAATVGLGINANALDNTVYTALFDSSVDVHDVIRHTATENIDVMPANIDLSAAEVQLVTEVGREQILAGVLRKVRNEYDVIIIDCQPSLGLLTVNALTAADGVIIPVAAEFFALRGVALLMQSIEKVQHRINPDLQVFGVLVTMFTRTLHSEEVLQRIYEAFQGRVLHSVISRSIKLPDSTVAAVPITIFAPEHKTAKEYREVARELISNGVVE
- a CDS encoding site-specific tyrosine recombinase, with protein sequence MTESQQSPFSPKIQQFLNHISVERGLSPKTVEAYESDLTKYTNWLREARKINDVSKITQLDIEEYVRAMASQAMASQNLGPRTIARRIASIHEWNKFMLSNAQIASDPSAEVKAPKQAEHLPDVLSISEVERVIDAAGGFGSTDAVSLRDRALVEFLYATGARVSEAVGLKFEDIDLAESVVRLSGKGQKQRLVPIGKCAVRALRDYLDKARPILASRAQKSQATAKSRLNSSLNSSSKSANSHVIFLNKRGKSLSRQSAWEAISRAGKMAKIGKELHPHTLRHSFATHLISGGADVRTVQELLGHASVTTTQIYTHISPDALMEAYVMSHPRAR
- a CDS encoding prephenate dehydrogenase, with amino-acid sequence MVEDAGFSQKFSVGIVGLGLIGGSIAKRLAATGSCKVYAYNRHQTMYKEARALGITCVESVAELARLQPNVLILCNSLASMPEVLGEISRGINRQHTTLTDVGSVKGLVREQVKAAGLGDCYIGAHPMAGSEFTGWQASSAQLLDGALWAVSVDENSDFWRFLAVLRVIVALCGNRALVLNDSIHDASAALISHMPHVVSTALANVLCGSENRNVALQMSAGSWRDMTRVALTDPDRTRAMVAENRRNVADLLGSVIEELSFAKKMLEGSDGDSAVASDERDECDERAFFAKADSWREYKYKERAVACDESAGDLRELRFALDCAGDWQSQLIQSAQSGEQIVGVTFSDSAVVCALRNSKW